A section of the Pygocentrus nattereri isolate fPygNat1 chromosome 18, fPygNat1.pri, whole genome shotgun sequence genome encodes:
- the rc3h2 gene encoding roquin-2 isoform X2, which translates to MPVQAAQWTEFLSCQICYNEFDANNHKPISLGCSHTVCKTCLHKLHRKACPFDQTSISTDIDLLPVNCALLLLVGAQVPEGQSVCVGNAEDTEHYEVCKTCVEELALYLKPISGGKGVMSLSPSTLSRPMQRKLVTLVNCQLVEEEGRMRAVRAARSLGERTVTELILQHQNPQQLSANLWAAVRARGCQFLGPAMQEDALKLVLLALEDGSALSRKVLVLFVVQKLEARFPQASKTSIGHVVQLLYRASCFKVTKRDEDSSLMQLKEEFRTYEALRREHDAQIVHIAMEAGLRISPEQWSSLLYGDLVHKSHMQSIIDKLQSPESFAKSVQELTIVLQRTGDPANLNSLRVPLELLAGIDHNPDAAAPSWEELESVMLAVKVVVHGLVEFIQNFSKKSHETFQAQPNSKYKTSMCRDLRQQGSCPRGANCTFAHTQDELEKYRMRNKKVSGGMRPSPLPQTVVPKSGSIKSPLHTVDAVLGGPQNREQEGLGSEDSSPTRLIPRGGEHEQEEGLLALPNGASGHPTPSQDLKTASPPKTPSSPCQTAAALGPHPTAAPAESGVTLPKRSTFPPRGHTEVSYFPDQHSPYELSPCSPSGNYYPSMVNPHKPSMARFSRSTPAFDSSAPPPLAPPYLEPPPSLPSRDRLGPAHFPQPAYTPVHHTHPHGHGVYAPVYDSRRVWRPQLYQRQDGRSNSLPLEVLHASIYQPPLRERFNSLDSPYCSTAERRAALHRDSYGRNPLGCEDFYRLKQEQWPHQHSNHTRAQPSPVFTVDHCSEHVDSGVCVSCKCGGGEVARYSPWSCGTVSPFDLEPLGSTHSCSQHADVEGTGKHLLHILEPYRRVKDEDPIIPFGEGPIISKWGAISRASRTDYHTTEPVQATAAQGRTSTTPINFRDYSCHTEQGDCRWGPCGFDSSRCSFLERRSSFSTAAKRGIDLHVRDCAESEPDRDIELELSVLDMESEPQEHPSEVSLESRSGNHLSGVFSDPSASSQIGQHLPDHMVDAHLLKKMAFRKSLSPGGLSSGGLGVGGLAMKSSLARPVDLAAGPGLSKEMLLNGS; encoded by the exons ATGCCTGTGCAGGCGGCGCAGTGGACAGAGTTCCTGtcctgccagatctgttacaatGAGTTTGATGCCAACAATCACAAGCCCATCAGCCTGGGCTGCTCGCATACCGTCTGCAAGACCTGTCTGCACAAACTGCACCGTAAGGCCTGTCCTTTCGACCAGACCTCCATCAGCACCGACATCGACCTGCTGCCTGTCAACTGCGCCCTGCTGCTGCTTGTGGGAGCTCAG GTTCCTGAAggccagagtgtgtgtgtgggcaatGCTGAGGACACGGAGCATTATGAAGTGTGTAAAACATGTGTGGAGGAGCTGGCTCTCTACCTCAAACCTATCAGTGGAGGAAAAG GTGTGATGTCTCTGAGTCCAAGCACCCTCAGCAGACCCATGCAGAGGAAGCTGGTAACGCTGGTGAACTGCCagctggtggaggaggaggggcGAATGCGGGCGGTGCGAGCTGCTCGGTCTTTGGGCGAGAGAACAGTAACCGAGCTTATCCTCCAGCACCAAAACCCCCAGCAGCTTTCTGCTAACCTGTGGGCTGCAGTGAGGGCACGAGGCTGCCAGTTCCTCGGGCCTG CGATGCAGGAAGATGCACTGAAGCTCGTACTGCTAGCTCTTGAGGATGGCTCTGCTCTCTCACGGAAGGTTCTGGTCCTGTTCGTGGTCCAGAAGTTGGAAGCTCGCTTCCCTCAGGCGTCTAAGACCAGCATCGGCCATGTCGTCCAACTCCTGTACCGCGCCTCCTGCTTTAAG GTGACAAAGCGTGATGAAGACTCCTCTCTGATGCAGCTGAAAGAGGAGTTCCGGACATATGAGGCTCTGCGGCGGGAACATGATGCTCAGATTGTCCACATTGCCATGGAGGCGGGTCTACGCATCTCTCCAGAGCAGTGGTCATCTCTACTGTATGGTGACCTTGTCCACAAGTCCCACATGCAGTCAATCATTGACAAG CTCCAGTCCCCAGAATCATTTGCAAAAAGTGTCCAAGAACTCACCATAGTTTTGCAGAGAACAGGCGACCCAGCTAATCTCAACAGTTTACGAGTTCCATTAGAACTGCTGGCTGGTATTGACCATAACCCAG atGCAGCTGCACCCTCCTGGGAGGAACTGGAGAGTGTGATGTTGGCGGTCAAGGTCGTGGTCCACGGTCTGGTCGAATTCATCCAAAACTTCAGCAAAAAGAGCCACGAAACCTTTCAG GCTCAACCCAACAGCAAGTATAAGACCAGCATGTGCAGAGACCTCCGTCAGCAGGGGAGCTGCCCACGCGGAGCCAACTGCACCTTCGCCCACACCCAGGATGAGCTAGAGAA atACAGAATGAGGAATAAGAAGGTCAGTGGAGGGATGAGGCCATCTCCTCTGCCTCAGACAGTTGTGCCCAAGTCGGGCTCCATAAAGTCTCCCCTCCACACTGTGGATGCAGTGCTGGGAGGTCCGCAGAACCGTGAgcaggagggtctgggttcagAGGATTCATCCCCTACTCGTCTTATCCCTAGAGGAGGAGAGCATGAACAAGAGGAGGGGCTGCTAGCTCTTCCCAATGGGGCCAGTGGGCATCCCACTCCCAGCCAAGACCT GAAAACGGCTTCTCCTCCAAAGACTCCATCCAGTCCATGTCAAACTGCAGCTGCATTGGGGCCACACCCCACTGCAGCTCCTGCTGAGAGTGGAGTAACGCTGCCTAAACGGAGCACTTTTCCACCCAGGGGTCACACTGAAGTCAGCTACTTTCCTGACCAGCACAGTCCATATGAACTGTCACCCTGCTCGCCCTCCG GTAATTACTACCCATCCATGGTCAATCCACACAAACCCTCCATGGCACGCTTTTCCCGCTCCACTCCTGCCTTTGACTCTTCTGCCCCGCCCCCTCTGGCTCCGCCCTACCTCGAGCCACCCCCTTCCCTTCCATCCCGGGACCGTTTAGGCCCTGCGCACTTCCCTCAACCTGCTTACACACCAGTCCACCACACCCACCCCCATGGACACGGGGTCTACGCACCTGTCTATGACAGCCGGCGGGTTTGGAGGCCGCAGCTATACCAAAGGCAGGATGGCAGGAGTAACTCTCTTCCTCTGGAGGTCCTGCATGCGTCCATCTACCAGCCACCACTCCGGGAACGGTTCAACTCGTTAGACAGCCCGTACTGCAGCACTGCAGAGAGGAGGGCTGCACTGCACAGG GATTCGTATGGGCGCAATCCGCTCGGCTGTGAGGATTTCTACAGACTCAAACAGGAGCAGTGGCCACATCAGCACAGCAACCACACCAGAGCACAACCTTCGCCTGTTTTTACTGTGGATCACTGCTCAGAG CATGTGGACAGTGGGGTTTGTGTGAGCTGTAAATGTGGGGGCGGAGAGGTGGCCCGTTACTCGCCTTGGTCGTGTGGCACTGTCAGCCCGTTTGACTTGGAGCCTCTTGGCTCCACCCATTCCTGTTCCCAACATGCT GATGTGGAGGGCACTGGAAAGCACTTGCTGCACATTTTGGAGCCTTACAGGAGAGTGAAAGATGAGGATCCCATCATCCCCTTTGGAGAAGGACCCATTATCTCCAAGTGGGGCGCCATTTCTCGTGCCTCTCGCACAGACTACCACACCACAGAACCCGTCCAGGCCACTGCTGCACAGGGCAGAACCAGCACCACACCTATCAATTTCAGAG ACTATAGCTGTCACACTGAGCAGGGCGACTGCCGGTGGGGTCCGTGTGGTTTCGACTCCAGCCGCTGCAGTTTCTTAGAAAG ACGCAGCTCTTTCAGCACTGCAGCTAAACGAGGTATAGATTTACATGTTCGAGATTGCGCGGAGAGTGAACCAGACCGGGACATTGAATTGGAGCTTTCTGTTCTCGACATGGAGTCGGAACCACAGGAGCACCCGTCTGAG GTGTCTCTGGAGTCGAGGTCCGGAAATCATCTCTCCGGTGTCTTCAGCGATCCATCAGCAAGCTCACAGATTGGCCAGCATTTACCTGACCACATGGTAGACGCTCATTTGTTGAAGAAGATGGCATTTAG GAAGTCTCTCTCCCCTGGGGGCCTAAGTTCCGGAGGCCTTGGTGTCGGAGGTCTGGCGATGAAGTCCAGCCTAGCACGGCCTGTGGACCTGGCAGCAGGACCCGGCCTGAGCAAAGAGATGCTTCTGAATGGGAGCTGA
- the rc3h2 gene encoding roquin-2 isoform X1, which yields MPVQAAQWTEFLSCQICYNEFDANNHKPISLGCSHTVCKTCLHKLHRKACPFDQTSISTDIDLLPVNCALLLLVGAQVPEGQSVCVGNAEDTEHYEVCKTCVEELALYLKPISGGKGVMSLSPSTLSRPMQRKLVTLVNCQLVEEEGRMRAVRAARSLGERTVTELILQHQNPQQLSANLWAAVRARGCQFLGPAMQEDALKLVLLALEDGSALSRKVLVLFVVQKLEARFPQASKTSIGHVVQLLYRASCFKVTKRDEDSSLMQLKEEFRTYEALRREHDAQIVHIAMEAGLRISPEQWSSLLYGDLVHKSHMQSIIDKLQSPESFAKSVQELTIVLQRTGDPANLNSLRVPLELLAGIDHNPDAAAPSWEELESVMLAVKVVVHGLVEFIQNFSKKSHETFQAQPNSKYKTSMCRDLRQQGSCPRGANCTFAHTQDELEKYRMRNKKVSGGMRPSPLPQTVVPKSGSIKSPLHTVDAVLGGPQNREQEGLGSEDSSPTRLIPRGGEHEQEEGLLALPNGASGHPTPSQDLKTASPPKTPSSPCQTAAALGPHPTAAPAESGVTLPKRSTFPPRGHTEVSYFPDQHSPYELSPCSPSGNYYPSMVNPHKPSMARFSRSTPAFDSSAPPPLAPPYLEPPPSLPSRDRLGPAHFPQPAYTPVHHTHPHGHGVYAPVYDSRRVWRPQLYQRQDGRSNSLPLEVLHASIYQPPLRERFNSLDSPYCSTAERRAALHRDSYGRNPLGCEDFYRLKQEQWPHQHSNHTRAQPSPVFTVDHCSEHVDSGVCVSCKCGGGEVARYSPWSCGTVSPFDLEPLGSTHSCSQHAQDVEGTGKHLLHILEPYRRVKDEDPIIPFGEGPIISKWGAISRASRTDYHTTEPVQATAAQGRTSTTPINFRDYSCHTEQGDCRWGPCGFDSSRCSFLERRSSFSTAAKRGIDLHVRDCAESEPDRDIELELSVLDMESEPQEHPSEVSLESRSGNHLSGVFSDPSASSQIGQHLPDHMVDAHLLKKMAFRKSLSPGGLSSGGLGVGGLAMKSSLARPVDLAAGPGLSKEMLLNGS from the exons ATGCCTGTGCAGGCGGCGCAGTGGACAGAGTTCCTGtcctgccagatctgttacaatGAGTTTGATGCCAACAATCACAAGCCCATCAGCCTGGGCTGCTCGCATACCGTCTGCAAGACCTGTCTGCACAAACTGCACCGTAAGGCCTGTCCTTTCGACCAGACCTCCATCAGCACCGACATCGACCTGCTGCCTGTCAACTGCGCCCTGCTGCTGCTTGTGGGAGCTCAG GTTCCTGAAggccagagtgtgtgtgtgggcaatGCTGAGGACACGGAGCATTATGAAGTGTGTAAAACATGTGTGGAGGAGCTGGCTCTCTACCTCAAACCTATCAGTGGAGGAAAAG GTGTGATGTCTCTGAGTCCAAGCACCCTCAGCAGACCCATGCAGAGGAAGCTGGTAACGCTGGTGAACTGCCagctggtggaggaggaggggcGAATGCGGGCGGTGCGAGCTGCTCGGTCTTTGGGCGAGAGAACAGTAACCGAGCTTATCCTCCAGCACCAAAACCCCCAGCAGCTTTCTGCTAACCTGTGGGCTGCAGTGAGGGCACGAGGCTGCCAGTTCCTCGGGCCTG CGATGCAGGAAGATGCACTGAAGCTCGTACTGCTAGCTCTTGAGGATGGCTCTGCTCTCTCACGGAAGGTTCTGGTCCTGTTCGTGGTCCAGAAGTTGGAAGCTCGCTTCCCTCAGGCGTCTAAGACCAGCATCGGCCATGTCGTCCAACTCCTGTACCGCGCCTCCTGCTTTAAG GTGACAAAGCGTGATGAAGACTCCTCTCTGATGCAGCTGAAAGAGGAGTTCCGGACATATGAGGCTCTGCGGCGGGAACATGATGCTCAGATTGTCCACATTGCCATGGAGGCGGGTCTACGCATCTCTCCAGAGCAGTGGTCATCTCTACTGTATGGTGACCTTGTCCACAAGTCCCACATGCAGTCAATCATTGACAAG CTCCAGTCCCCAGAATCATTTGCAAAAAGTGTCCAAGAACTCACCATAGTTTTGCAGAGAACAGGCGACCCAGCTAATCTCAACAGTTTACGAGTTCCATTAGAACTGCTGGCTGGTATTGACCATAACCCAG atGCAGCTGCACCCTCCTGGGAGGAACTGGAGAGTGTGATGTTGGCGGTCAAGGTCGTGGTCCACGGTCTGGTCGAATTCATCCAAAACTTCAGCAAAAAGAGCCACGAAACCTTTCAG GCTCAACCCAACAGCAAGTATAAGACCAGCATGTGCAGAGACCTCCGTCAGCAGGGGAGCTGCCCACGCGGAGCCAACTGCACCTTCGCCCACACCCAGGATGAGCTAGAGAA atACAGAATGAGGAATAAGAAGGTCAGTGGAGGGATGAGGCCATCTCCTCTGCCTCAGACAGTTGTGCCCAAGTCGGGCTCCATAAAGTCTCCCCTCCACACTGTGGATGCAGTGCTGGGAGGTCCGCAGAACCGTGAgcaggagggtctgggttcagAGGATTCATCCCCTACTCGTCTTATCCCTAGAGGAGGAGAGCATGAACAAGAGGAGGGGCTGCTAGCTCTTCCCAATGGGGCCAGTGGGCATCCCACTCCCAGCCAAGACCT GAAAACGGCTTCTCCTCCAAAGACTCCATCCAGTCCATGTCAAACTGCAGCTGCATTGGGGCCACACCCCACTGCAGCTCCTGCTGAGAGTGGAGTAACGCTGCCTAAACGGAGCACTTTTCCACCCAGGGGTCACACTGAAGTCAGCTACTTTCCTGACCAGCACAGTCCATATGAACTGTCACCCTGCTCGCCCTCCG GTAATTACTACCCATCCATGGTCAATCCACACAAACCCTCCATGGCACGCTTTTCCCGCTCCACTCCTGCCTTTGACTCTTCTGCCCCGCCCCCTCTGGCTCCGCCCTACCTCGAGCCACCCCCTTCCCTTCCATCCCGGGACCGTTTAGGCCCTGCGCACTTCCCTCAACCTGCTTACACACCAGTCCACCACACCCACCCCCATGGACACGGGGTCTACGCACCTGTCTATGACAGCCGGCGGGTTTGGAGGCCGCAGCTATACCAAAGGCAGGATGGCAGGAGTAACTCTCTTCCTCTGGAGGTCCTGCATGCGTCCATCTACCAGCCACCACTCCGGGAACGGTTCAACTCGTTAGACAGCCCGTACTGCAGCACTGCAGAGAGGAGGGCTGCACTGCACAGG GATTCGTATGGGCGCAATCCGCTCGGCTGTGAGGATTTCTACAGACTCAAACAGGAGCAGTGGCCACATCAGCACAGCAACCACACCAGAGCACAACCTTCGCCTGTTTTTACTGTGGATCACTGCTCAGAG CATGTGGACAGTGGGGTTTGTGTGAGCTGTAAATGTGGGGGCGGAGAGGTGGCCCGTTACTCGCCTTGGTCGTGTGGCACTGTCAGCCCGTTTGACTTGGAGCCTCTTGGCTCCACCCATTCCTGTTCCCAACATGCT CAGGATGTGGAGGGCACTGGAAAGCACTTGCTGCACATTTTGGAGCCTTACAGGAGAGTGAAAGATGAGGATCCCATCATCCCCTTTGGAGAAGGACCCATTATCTCCAAGTGGGGCGCCATTTCTCGTGCCTCTCGCACAGACTACCACACCACAGAACCCGTCCAGGCCACTGCTGCACAGGGCAGAACCAGCACCACACCTATCAATTTCAGAG ACTATAGCTGTCACACTGAGCAGGGCGACTGCCGGTGGGGTCCGTGTGGTTTCGACTCCAGCCGCTGCAGTTTCTTAGAAAG ACGCAGCTCTTTCAGCACTGCAGCTAAACGAGGTATAGATTTACATGTTCGAGATTGCGCGGAGAGTGAACCAGACCGGGACATTGAATTGGAGCTTTCTGTTCTCGACATGGAGTCGGAACCACAGGAGCACCCGTCTGAG GTGTCTCTGGAGTCGAGGTCCGGAAATCATCTCTCCGGTGTCTTCAGCGATCCATCAGCAAGCTCACAGATTGGCCAGCATTTACCTGACCACATGGTAGACGCTCATTTGTTGAAGAAGATGGCATTTAG GAAGTCTCTCTCCCCTGGGGGCCTAAGTTCCGGAGGCCTTGGTGTCGGAGGTCTGGCGATGAAGTCCAGCCTAGCACGGCCTGTGGACCTGGCAGCAGGACCCGGCCTGAGCAAAGAGATGCTTCTGAATGGGAGCTGA